The genomic DNA AGCGTAGCTCCTTATTTCCATCCTGATGGAGGACGGTGCGTATGGTCAAATTGTAACCAAACTACTCACCAAAAGGTTTGACGAAAGAATCGTCCAGAGAAGAGTGGCAGATAATCGCCGTAAGCCATTGAATGTACCACCATGTGTGTTGACAAGCATGCTGTCAGCAAGCAAAAATGAAGACAAGTTAGTCATAATGACCTTTTTAGCCAAAAACTGAAAAAGGAAACCGCCATGCCGAAAGTCTCCGTTGCCGAAGCCAAAAGCCATCTTTCCGAGTTGATCGCCAAGAGCGCCCATGGCAAGGAGCGCTTTGTCATCACGCGCCGCAACCGCCCTGTTGCCGCACTTGTGAGCCTTGAGGATCTGCGCATCATCGAGCAGCATCAGCAGCGGGAAGGACTGGCCGCCGTGGCCGGCAAATGGCGCGGGTTTGATGAACTTGCCGAGACCATGGGCGATCTCGATAGGTTGCGCCAAAGCGGTGGCGAGGGACGCGATGTATCTCTTTGATACGGACATCATCACGCATGTCTTCATGAAAAATCCCTCCTCAAAGCTCTTGGCTAAGTTGGCAGAAACCCCTCGACAAGACCAGCACATCTCAACGATCACCCTTTCCGAAATCGTTTACGGGGCCTGGAAAAGCGCTCAGCCTAAGCGCCACCTCGATAATCTTGAAAAAGTGTTGTTGCCCGCGGTCAATATCGTTACCTTCGATGCCAAGGCAGCCTATGTCTGCGGGGCCGTGCGAGCGCGGCTTGAACGTGAGGGCAATCCCCTGGCGCCGGCCGATCTGGAAATCGCAGCCATCGCCATCGCA from Geoalkalibacter sp. includes the following:
- a CDS encoding type II toxin-antitoxin system Phd/YefM family antitoxin, which gives rise to MPKVSVAEAKSHLSELIAKSAHGKERFVITRRNRPVAALVSLEDLRIIEQHQQREGLAAVAGKWRGFDELAETMGDLDRLRQSGGEGRDVSL
- a CDS encoding type II toxin-antitoxin system VapC family toxin — protein: MYLFDTDIITHVFMKNPSSKLLAKLAETPRQDQHISTITLSEIVYGAWKSAQPKRHLDNLEKVLLPAVNIVTFDAKAAYVCGAVRARLEREGNPLAPADLEIAAIAIANDLTLVSGNLRHFARIQELRVENWLN